One window from the genome of Gimesia aquarii encodes:
- a CDS encoding NHL repeat-containing protein: MSDHWLHRRDFLYQSLLTGACALGARELVAQEKNLPVLGQGKFQYHLVAGWGVLDAKTPVKNCSAMVVDSKGRIFLLTDHLKNNVIIYNKDGQLLNKWGTQFPSAHGLEIVQEENREVLFITDLNRHRVFKTTLDGEILMELTYPKSIGKYASEKEFRPSWTLHLPNGDFFVLDGYGKDYIMRYNRDGKLLNYFGGPEGGIAHWGPHGGIIDVRGPGEPELVIAMSDQQTIKRLTLDGKLMEEISLPGSNPRMIQIVGDYIFVPHLADNWPKDRQSRGYISVLDRDYQIVSNIGGSAPRYVNGKLQPMQQQGGFFRHPHDLVVASDGAIYVPQFASGNTYPVKLVPET; this comes from the coding sequence ATGTCAGACCACTGGCTTCATCGACGCGACTTTTTATATCAATCGCTGCTCACTGGAGCTTGCGCGCTGGGAGCCCGTGAGTTGGTAGCACAGGAAAAGAATTTGCCTGTGTTGGGACAGGGTAAATTTCAGTATCATCTCGTCGCGGGTTGGGGTGTGCTGGATGCCAAAACGCCTGTGAAGAACTGCAGCGCGATGGTTGTCGACTCCAAAGGCCGGATCTTCCTGTTAACCGATCATCTCAAGAACAATGTGATCATTTATAACAAAGACGGTCAGCTTTTGAATAAGTGGGGCACTCAATTTCCCAGCGCACACGGTCTGGAGATCGTACAAGAAGAGAATCGTGAGGTCCTGTTTATCACAGACCTCAACCGGCATCGGGTTTTTAAGACCACACTCGACGGTGAGATCCTGATGGAGCTGACCTATCCCAAATCCATCGGAAAATATGCCAGCGAGAAAGAGTTTCGTCCTTCATGGACGCTGCACTTACCCAATGGTGACTTCTTCGTTCTCGATGGTTATGGCAAAGACTACATCATGCGTTATAACCGAGACGGCAAGCTTTTAAATTACTTTGGCGGCCCAGAGGGAGGCATCGCGCACTGGGGACCGCATGGAGGCATCATCGACGTCCGCGGCCCCGGTGAACCTGAGCTGGTCATTGCGATGAGCGATCAGCAGACGATCAAGCGTCTCACTCTGGATGGCAAACTGATGGAAGAAATTTCGCTGCCAGGCTCGAATCCGCGTATGATCCAGATTGTCGGCGACTATATTTTCGTGCCACATCTGGCAGACAACTGGCCCAAAGACCGTCAAAGCCGCGGTTATATCTCTGTGTTGGATCGCGATTATCAAATCGTATCCAACATCGGCGGCTCCGCACCCCGCTATGTGAACGGCAAGCTGCAACCCATGCAACAGCAAGGGGGCTTTTTCCGTCACCCGCACGATCTGGTGGTTGCCTCCGACGGCGCGATCTATGTACCACAATTTGCTTCCGGAAACACCTATCCGGTGAAGCTGGTCCCCGAGACCTAA
- a CDS encoding sulfatase family protein codes for MNKTHLKIVALLSAMALVLSAEVQAAETSASTKQRPNIVWIVVDDMSCHFGYQGEKLVKTPHVDQLAREGVAFSNAYVTAPVCSTFRSAVITGMYQTTIGAHHHRSSRGALKIHLPDGIRTIPELFREAGYFTTNANADGTRPGKEDYNFVYQRGDLYDGVDWTQRAAGQPFFAQYQLSGGKLRNSKKAYERVKAELDDLVTAEEVTLPPYYPDHPVIRTDWAEYLNSVMYTDRQVGQIIARLKAENVLENTVVFFLTDHGISHARGKQFLYEEGLKIPFVVWGLKYEPAGSVRDELISHIDLSATSLALAGIKIPANMQGRPLFGPQAKPRKYVVSARDRCDETVDHIRSVRKGHFKYIRNYLPERPYLQPCKYKDAKPFMPVLRELHAAGKLNAAQSLHLAETRPEEELYDLTRDPWEIHNLAGDPAYDKQLTEFRGLLANWELETDDRGRFPESEAMYDSDMAPYFEKSRKRNPDQAAILEANIKLMKRWRAAGK; via the coding sequence GTGAACAAGACACATTTGAAAATAGTAGCCCTCTTGTCAGCCATGGCGCTGGTTCTTTCCGCAGAGGTACAGGCAGCAGAGACATCTGCGAGCACAAAGCAGCGACCGAACATTGTCTGGATTGTTGTCGACGATATGTCGTGCCACTTCGGCTATCAGGGAGAGAAACTCGTCAAGACACCCCACGTGGATCAACTCGCGCGGGAGGGTGTCGCGTTCAGCAACGCCTACGTGACGGCACCGGTCTGTTCTACATTTCGTTCGGCCGTGATTACCGGCATGTATCAGACCACAATCGGAGCACACCATCATCGCAGTTCCCGCGGGGCGTTAAAAATTCACTTACCTGATGGAATCCGCACCATCCCCGAACTGTTTCGTGAAGCAGGTTATTTTACAACCAACGCGAACGCGGATGGGACCCGACCCGGAAAAGAGGATTACAACTTCGTTTATCAAAGAGGGGACCTCTATGACGGTGTTGACTGGACTCAACGTGCCGCTGGCCAACCGTTCTTCGCGCAATACCAACTGTCAGGGGGAAAGCTGCGTAATTCGAAAAAGGCTTACGAAAGAGTAAAGGCCGAACTGGATGATTTGGTCACGGCAGAGGAAGTAACGCTGCCCCCTTACTACCCGGATCATCCCGTGATTCGCACAGACTGGGCCGAATACCTCAATTCTGTCATGTACACCGACAGGCAGGTCGGGCAGATCATTGCCCGCTTGAAAGCAGAAAATGTGCTCGAGAACACAGTCGTTTTTTTTCTGACCGACCATGGAATCAGCCACGCGCGCGGCAAACAGTTTCTCTACGAAGAGGGACTGAAGATTCCGTTCGTCGTCTGGGGTCTGAAGTATGAACCTGCGGGATCAGTGCGAGATGAATTGATCTCACACATTGATCTCTCTGCTACGAGTCTGGCACTCGCCGGGATAAAGATTCCTGCCAACATGCAGGGACGCCCCCTGTTCGGACCGCAGGCCAAACCCCGTAAATATGTGGTCTCGGCCCGCGACCGTTGCGATGAAACCGTCGATCATATCCGTAGCGTCCGCAAGGGTCACTTCAAGTACATTCGCAACTACCTCCCCGAACGTCCTTATCTACAGCCCTGCAAGTACAAGGACGCGAAACCCTTTATGCCCGTATTGCGCGAATTACATGCTGCTGGAAAACTGAATGCCGCCCAATCATTGCATCTCGCTGAGACACGGCCCGAAGAAGAACTTTATGACCTCACCAGAGATCCCTGGGAAATTCATAACCTGGCCGGCGATCCTGCCTACGATAAGCAACTCACCGAATTTCGAGGCCTGCTCGCGAACTGGGAACTCGAAACAGACGACCGCGGCCGCTTCCCCGAATCGGAAGCAATGTACGATAGCGATATGGCTCCCTACTTCGAGAAGTCCCGCAAAAGAAACCCCGATCAGGCTGCTATCCTGGAAGCGAATATTAAACTGATGAAGCGTTGGCGCGCTGCAGGCAAATAA
- a CDS encoding sulfatase-like hydrolase/transferase yields the protein MIPRLILLIVFSACMVQADAATKTTKETRKPNIILIMADDVSWECFGAYGAEDYKTPNIDALAKQGIRFKNCFSTPICTPSRVKLMTGKYNFRNYTHFGYLDPKEKTFGQMLQAAGYKTAVAGKWQLNGIYHKAEGYLDNTRPFKAGFDEYCLWQVTRGKNMKDGSGERFWSPALEQNGKFLSIEHNQGKYGPDIMSDFLCDFIDRNRDQPFFVYYPTTLVHNPFVPTPDTIGSASRTHDANKQPKSKKARKANFVAMVNYLDKIIGKIVKRVEQAGQLDNTLILFTADNGTNVGITSLWNGQKIRGGKGSTTDMGTHVPLVAYWKGHTPQGVVLDDLIDFTDFYPTFAAMAGVSLGKDDPIDGRSFLPQLNGEKGHPRDWVLCHYQPYWGRFKGSQFVREAQFKLYRDGRFINVTKDLKESQNLAEGQAGNSGEQARRMLQQTFNLVPPAPPVQGGKDKKIRPVYPDWKNIVNPND from the coding sequence ATGATTCCACGATTGATTCTGTTAATCGTTTTCTCGGCATGTATGGTTCAGGCCGATGCCGCAACGAAAACAACAAAAGAGACCCGCAAGCCCAACATCATCCTGATCATGGCCGACGATGTGAGCTGGGAATGTTTCGGCGCCTATGGTGCAGAAGACTATAAAACACCAAACATCGACGCGCTGGCAAAACAGGGCATACGATTTAAAAACTGTTTCTCGACCCCCATCTGTACCCCTTCGCGGGTGAAGCTGATGACGGGGAAATACAATTTCCGCAACTACACGCATTTCGGCTATCTCGATCCGAAAGAGAAAACATTCGGCCAGATGCTGCAGGCCGCGGGTTACAAAACCGCCGTCGCCGGCAAGTGGCAGCTCAACGGAATTTATCACAAAGCGGAAGGATACCTGGACAACACGCGCCCCTTCAAAGCGGGATTTGATGAATATTGCCTCTGGCAGGTGACCCGCGGCAAGAACATGAAAGATGGTAGCGGCGAGCGTTTCTGGAGTCCGGCTCTGGAGCAAAATGGTAAGTTCCTGTCGATCGAACACAACCAGGGGAAATATGGTCCGGATATCATGTCTGACTTTCTCTGCGACTTTATCGACCGGAATCGGGATCAACCTTTTTTCGTTTACTATCCGACGACACTGGTGCACAATCCTTTTGTACCGACGCCCGACACCATCGGTTCCGCGTCGCGAACTCACGATGCGAACAAACAGCCAAAAAGTAAAAAAGCCAGGAAAGCCAACTTTGTCGCGATGGTCAACTATCTGGATAAGATCATCGGCAAAATTGTGAAACGAGTGGAACAGGCGGGACAGTTGGATAACACGCTCATTCTGTTTACCGCCGACAATGGCACGAATGTTGGCATCACATCGCTATGGAACGGACAAAAGATTCGTGGGGGCAAAGGTTCCACCACCGACATGGGCACACACGTGCCACTGGTTGCCTACTGGAAAGGGCACACACCTCAAGGCGTGGTACTGGATGACCTGATTGACTTCACCGATTTCTATCCCACGTTCGCTGCGATGGCAGGTGTGAGCCTGGGAAAAGACGATCCCATCGATGGCCGCAGCTTTCTACCTCAACTGAATGGGGAAAAAGGCCATCCACGCGACTGGGTACTCTGCCACTACCAACCCTATTGGGGACGCTTTAAAGGCAGTCAATTTGTACGCGAGGCTCAATTCAAACTGTATCGTGACGGTCGATTTATCAACGTAACAAAGGATCTCAAAGAGAGCCAGAATTTGGCTGAGGGACAAGCCGGTAACAGCGGCGAACAGGCCCGGAGAATGCTGCAGCAGACGTTTAATTTAGTCCCCCCTGCCCCACCGGTACAAGGTGGTAAAGATAAAAAAATACGCCCCGTTTATCCGGACTGGAAAAATATCGTGAATCCCAACGATTAG
- a CDS encoding sulfatase family protein, translated as MVVRLFTFLVIVIVCFIHCGWMEAKQPNFVFIMADDCTFRDIGCYGGQAHTPHIDRLATEGMRFTRCFQAAPMCSPTRHNIYTGQYPVKIGAYPNHTNANPGVKSIVHYLKPLGYRVALSGKSHVGSRSVFPFEKPKGADLVEAAESFFSDCKADDDSFCIFFCSREPHTPWNKGDPSRYDASQLKLPAYFVDTPKTREVMTQYLAEITYFDGEVGGILAALDKNGLRENTLVIVVSEQGSSMPFAKWTCYDSGLQSALIARWPGKIQPGSINHAMIEYVDLVPTYVEAAGGTPDPVLDGKSLLPVFAGKQEHKEFVFGEMTTRGIINGSDTFGIRSVRSKNFKYIWNFTPEIEFRNICMKSPEFKSWEAKAAAGDADAAEKVRRYKNRPAIELYDITKDPTEWNNLANKPEYAKVQAELKAKLDAWMKHCGDKGQQTEIDADKHTRGGKKKKNRKKQL; from the coding sequence ATGGTTGTCCGACTTTTTACTTTCTTAGTGATAGTCATCGTTTGTTTTATCCATTGTGGATGGATGGAAGCGAAGCAGCCCAACTTCGTGTTTATCATGGCAGACGACTGTACGTTCCGCGACATTGGTTGTTACGGCGGTCAGGCGCACACACCACACATCGATCGGCTGGCTACAGAGGGAATGCGTTTTACGCGCTGCTTTCAGGCGGCGCCGATGTGCTCCCCCACACGTCATAACATTTATACTGGTCAGTATCCCGTTAAGATCGGCGCTTATCCCAATCACACGAATGCCAACCCCGGTGTCAAAAGTATTGTGCATTATCTCAAACCGCTGGGCTATCGCGTGGCACTCAGTGGCAAAAGTCATGTGGGCTCCAGGTCGGTGTTTCCCTTTGAAAAACCAAAAGGGGCAGACCTCGTCGAAGCAGCTGAATCCTTTTTTTCCGATTGCAAGGCAGACGACGATTCTTTCTGTATTTTCTTTTGTTCAAGAGAACCACACACACCCTGGAACAAAGGCGATCCATCGCGCTACGATGCGAGTCAACTAAAGTTACCGGCTTACTTTGTTGATACTCCCAAAACGCGCGAAGTCATGACACAATACCTGGCGGAAATTACTTATTTCGACGGTGAGGTCGGCGGTATTCTTGCCGCACTTGATAAAAACGGTCTCCGCGAAAATACGCTCGTTATCGTCGTCAGCGAACAGGGCAGCAGTATGCCCTTTGCCAAATGGACCTGCTATGATTCCGGTCTGCAGTCTGCCTTGATTGCTCGCTGGCCCGGTAAGATCCAGCCAGGAAGCATCAACCACGCCATGATTGAATACGTCGACCTGGTTCCCACTTATGTCGAGGCCGCGGGTGGCACGCCCGATCCGGTACTCGACGGCAAGAGCTTGCTGCCTGTTTTCGCCGGGAAACAGGAACACAAGGAATTTGTATTTGGTGAAATGACAACACGTGGAATCATCAACGGCTCCGATACCTTTGGCATCCGTTCTGTGCGTTCCAAAAACTTCAAGTACATCTGGAACTTTACGCCGGAAATCGAATTTCGCAACATCTGCATGAAATCGCCCGAGTTCAAGAGTTGGGAAGCAAAAGCGGCCGCCGGTGATGCGGACGCTGCCGAGAAGGTACGCCGCTATAAAAATCGACCTGCAATCGAACTTTACGACATCACTAAAGATCCGACCGAGTGGAATAACCTGGCCAACAAACCGGAATACGCAAAAGTGCAGGCTGAGCTGAAAGCGAAACTGGATGCCTGGATGAAACACTGCGGCGACAAAGGGCAGCAGACCGAAATTGATGCTGATAAACATACCAGAGGCGGCAAGAAGAAAAAGAACAGGAAGAAGCAATTATGA
- a CDS encoding LutC/YkgG family protein translates to MTASREHILNKLRKQSIPETELPDLQQPELTQQWITYPDPSQQFSDLLASIKGLCLQVKNVEEVNQRLAELPVYQKSNNICSLIPDCGQPTVNVNDITDPHDFKDIDFAILPGEFCVAENGATWITNDGGPLRTLYFLSQHVALLVPASEVVPHMHAAYEKLRFENRSFGTFMAGPSKTADIEQSLVIGAHGARSLTVFLVEEPF, encoded by the coding sequence ATGACCGCAAGTAGAGAGCATATTTTAAACAAACTCCGGAAACAATCCATTCCAGAAACCGAATTGCCCGACCTGCAACAGCCAGAGTTGACGCAACAATGGATCACCTACCCCGATCCAAGTCAGCAGTTTTCTGACCTGTTGGCTTCGATCAAAGGTCTCTGTCTGCAGGTAAAGAATGTCGAAGAAGTCAATCAGCGACTGGCAGAACTGCCCGTCTATCAAAAGTCAAACAATATCTGCTCACTGATTCCTGATTGTGGTCAACCGACGGTCAATGTGAATGACATCACTGATCCACACGATTTCAAGGACATCGACTTTGCCATTTTACCCGGTGAATTCTGCGTAGCCGAAAATGGTGCGACCTGGATCACCAATGATGGCGGCCCTTTGCGGACCCTTTATTTCCTGTCGCAACACGTGGCCTTGCTGGTACCCGCTTCAGAAGTCGTACCGCACATGCATGCCGCCTATGAAAAACTCCGTTTCGAAAACCGGAGCTTTGGCACCTTCATGGCGGGACCATCTAAAACCGCCGACATCGAACAATCTCTAGTCATCGGAGCCCACGGCGCGAGATCTTTAACTGTCTTCCTAGTTGAAGAACCTTTTTAA
- a CDS encoding lactate utilization protein B, protein MPSHPKLADEFIKDKERAKWHDQSLWFVRSKRDKAVHQLPEWELLREQASKIKSYVVSHLPDLLEEFEKNAKAKGVHVHWARDAKEHNEIVHSILEKHQVKRVVKSKSMLTEECHLNPYLERHGIEIVDTDLGEWIVQLQDKPPSHIVMPAIHIKKEEIGELFHEKLGTEKGASDPQYLTESARQRLRQKFIEADAGITGVNFAIAETGGFVVCTNEGNADLGTSLNKLHIACMGIEKLIPRASDLSVFLRLLARSATGQPITTYSSHFHGPAPDSELHIVLLDNGRSEIADSDEFRRSLNCIRCGACMNTCPVYRRSGGYSYSNTVPGPIGSILGAAHDTKANSSLPFACSLCASCTDVCPVKIDLHHQLLTWRKEIRLKGLLPLSKRLSMKMMSWMMQAPRLYQFVGKMARKIVPYLPRFLVYNPFNAWGKQRELPDMPKQSFREWMKQNHDRK, encoded by the coding sequence ATGCCTTCACATCCAAAATTAGCCGATGAATTTATCAAAGATAAAGAGCGCGCCAAGTGGCATGACCAGTCACTCTGGTTCGTACGTTCGAAACGTGATAAAGCCGTCCACCAATTACCAGAATGGGAATTGCTGCGAGAGCAAGCCTCGAAGATCAAATCGTATGTCGTTTCGCATTTACCCGATCTGCTGGAAGAATTCGAAAAGAATGCGAAAGCCAAAGGCGTTCACGTTCACTGGGCACGGGATGCCAAAGAGCATAACGAAATCGTGCACAGCATTTTAGAGAAACATCAGGTTAAGCGCGTCGTCAAGAGCAAGTCGATGCTCACTGAAGAATGTCATCTCAATCCGTATCTGGAGCGGCATGGAATTGAAATTGTTGACACCGACCTCGGCGAATGGATTGTTCAACTGCAGGACAAACCCCCCAGTCATATTGTGATGCCCGCCATTCATATCAAAAAAGAAGAAATTGGCGAGCTGTTTCATGAGAAACTGGGCACCGAAAAAGGAGCTTCCGACCCGCAATACCTGACGGAATCTGCCCGGCAACGCTTACGGCAAAAATTTATCGAAGCGGATGCCGGCATCACAGGTGTGAATTTTGCGATTGCTGAAACGGGCGGATTTGTGGTTTGCACGAACGAAGGCAATGCCGACCTGGGAACGTCGCTCAACAAACTGCATATTGCCTGCATGGGAATTGAAAAACTTATTCCCCGCGCCTCTGATCTGAGTGTCTTCCTGCGACTCCTGGCACGCTCGGCAACAGGGCAACCAATCACCACGTATTCCTCCCACTTTCATGGTCCCGCCCCTGATAGCGAATTACATATTGTTCTGCTGGATAATGGTCGCAGTGAAATTGCAGACAGCGATGAATTCCGTCGTTCTCTGAACTGCATACGTTGTGGCGCCTGCATGAATACCTGCCCCGTATATCGACGCAGCGGCGGTTATAGTTACAGCAACACTGTTCCCGGGCCTATTGGATCGATCCTGGGGGCCGCACATGATACGAAAGCTAATTCCAGTTTGCCGTTTGCCTGCAGTTTGTGTGCTTCCTGCACCGATGTATGTCCTGTCAAAATCGATCTGCATCATCAGTTGTTGACTTGGCGGAAGGAAATTCGTCTGAAAGGTCTCCTTCCGCTTTCAAAACGTCTTTCAATGAAAATGATGAGCTGGATGATGCAGGCACCGCGACTGTACCAGTTCGTAGGAAAGATGGCTCGCAAGATTGTGCCCTATTTACCACGGTTTTTAGTTTACAATCCCTTTAATGCCTGGGGGAAACAGCGCGAACTGCCTGACATGCCTAAACAGAGTTTCCGAGAGTGGATGAAGCAAAATCATGACCGCAAGTAG
- a CDS encoding (Fe-S)-binding protein: protein MAPQVGLFIPCYVDQLYPQVGIASLKILEHFGIDVEYPESQTCCGQPMANTGCTNEVAPLAKRFLEIFKSYDAVVCPSGSCVSMVKHHYDEYFSENKEYDELKAKTYELCDYLTTVLEIKTLAGRFPHKVGLHQSCHGLRELRLASSSELVKEPFGPARELLESIEGLEVTQLQRADECCGFGGTFAVAEEAVSCMMGEDRVHDHEQAGTEVLTALDMSCLMHLDGIIRRQKKPIRVMHISEIFAECL from the coding sequence ATGGCACCCCAAGTCGGTCTGTTTATTCCCTGTTACGTTGATCAGCTCTACCCGCAGGTAGGCATTGCCTCGCTGAAGATTCTGGAACACTTTGGCATCGATGTTGAATATCCCGAAAGCCAAACCTGTTGTGGACAACCCATGGCAAACACCGGTTGCACGAATGAAGTCGCACCCCTGGCCAAGCGCTTTCTGGAAATTTTCAAGTCCTATGATGCCGTTGTTTGTCCATCGGGTAGTTGTGTTTCCATGGTGAAACACCATTACGATGAATATTTCTCTGAAAACAAGGAATACGACGAACTCAAAGCAAAGACCTATGAACTTTGCGACTATCTGACCACTGTTCTGGAGATCAAGACACTCGCTGGACGCTTTCCGCACAAAGTAGGATTACATCAAAGCTGCCACGGTCTTCGTGAACTCAGATTGGCCAGTTCCAGCGAACTTGTAAAAGAACCATTTGGTCCCGCACGGGAATTACTCGAGAGTATTGAAGGACTTGAAGTGACCCAGCTTCAAAGAGCCGATGAATGTTGTGGTTTTGGTGGCACCTTTGCCGTCGCTGAGGAAGCCGTCTCCTGTATGATGGGAGAAGACCGCGTTCATGACCATGAACAAGCGGGAACAGAAGTGTTGACTGCCCTCGATATGTCCTGCTTAATGCATCTGGATGGAATCATCCGCAGACAAAAGAAACCGATTCGGGTGATGCATATCTCCGAAATTTTTGCTGAGTGTTTATAA
- a CDS encoding aldo/keto reductase: MQYRPLGNTGFSISALGFGAFKIGRNQQIKYSQSYDLPDDATTDHLLNSILDLGINHIDTAPAYGISEERIGRFLAHRRKEFLLSTKIGETFENGQSTYDFSRASLQSSIERSLQRLKTDVLDIVLIHSNGDDESILTETDAVEVLQTAKQAGQIRWIGLSGKTVSGVTSALTWADVLMLEYHLEDRSLEDVIRQAAQQGIGVIIKKGLASGQLPAEEAIPFVLSNPGVSNLVVGGLSLKHIQTNWHTAASVRPAA, encoded by the coding sequence ATGCAATATCGACCTTTAGGAAACACGGGTTTTTCAATCAGCGCGTTGGGTTTCGGCGCTTTCAAGATTGGCCGAAACCAGCAAATCAAATATAGCCAGTCCTACGATCTGCCCGATGATGCAACAACCGACCATTTGTTGAATTCCATTCTTGATCTCGGAATCAATCATATCGATACCGCTCCCGCTTATGGAATCAGTGAAGAACGAATTGGTCGGTTTCTTGCGCATCGTCGCAAAGAATTTTTGCTTTCCACCAAAATCGGTGAAACATTCGAAAACGGGCAATCTACTTACGACTTTTCTCGTGCCAGCTTGCAGTCCAGTATCGAGAGAAGTCTGCAGCGATTAAAGACTGACGTACTCGACATCGTACTGATCCATTCCAACGGCGATGATGAATCGATATTAACAGAAACGGATGCCGTCGAAGTCTTACAAACGGCAAAACAAGCGGGCCAGATTCGCTGGATTGGTCTTTCAGGAAAAACCGTTTCCGGAGTCACATCGGCACTTACCTGGGCGGATGTTTTAATGCTTGAGTATCATCTTGAGGATCGTTCTCTCGAAGATGTCATTCGTCAGGCAGCCCAACAGGGAATCGGCGTCATTATCAAAAAAGGACTTGCTTCAGGACAGCTGCCAGCAGAAGAAGCCATTCCATTTGTGCTCAGTAACCCCGGAGTCAGTAATCTGGTCGTAGGCGGGCTCAGTCTGAAGCATATTCAGACGAACTGGCATACCGCTGCTTCTGTCAGACCTGCCGCGTAA
- a CDS encoding FAD-dependent oxidoreductase yields MPKVDLIIFGGGVAGLWTLNEASRRGYRCILLEAFELGSGQTIASQGIIHGGLKYTLQGMMTGSARGIREMPLIWRNALKGEAQPDLSDTEIRSHHCYLWRTDSVSSRLGMFGAKMGLRVAPQKLSAEETPELLAQCPGSIAVMEEQVISPQSLVVNLSATLRDQIIKYDPEQLSFLLDEDKQISSIQIPSPDGDPLTIKTAAVLLTAGRGNEPLRTLARQQPGSENQVMQKRPLHMILVRGALPQFNGHCVDGAKTRITITSDTDSQGRTVWQLGGQVSETGVKLNRLELIQHAARELSASIPGINLSGLEWNTYSVDRAEGATKSGLRPETPQILKEGNLLTSWPTKLALAPRLATDIFQHLDEMNVKPTLEDSSWKESFSALPRPLVAQPLWETAENWVTLGNLNLLEDVA; encoded by the coding sequence GTGCCTAAAGTCGATTTGATTATTTTTGGAGGCGGCGTTGCCGGACTCTGGACTTTAAACGAGGCCAGCCGGCGGGGATATCGTTGCATTCTTCTTGAAGCGTTCGAACTGGGAAGCGGCCAGACCATTGCCTCTCAAGGAATCATTCACGGAGGTTTGAAATATACGCTTCAGGGAATGATGACCGGATCCGCGCGCGGAATTCGAGAGATGCCTCTCATCTGGAGAAACGCGTTAAAGGGCGAAGCGCAGCCTGACTTATCGGACACTGAGATACGATCCCATCATTGTTATCTCTGGCGCACCGATTCTGTTTCCTCCCGATTGGGAATGTTTGGGGCCAAAATGGGATTACGGGTTGCGCCCCAAAAGCTCTCTGCGGAAGAGACTCCCGAATTACTCGCTCAATGTCCCGGTTCCATCGCTGTAATGGAAGAGCAAGTCATCTCGCCACAAAGTCTCGTCGTCAATTTGTCTGCTACTCTGAGAGATCAGATTATTAAATATGACCCGGAGCAGCTTTCGTTTCTTTTGGATGAAGACAAACAGATCTCTTCGATTCAGATTCCAAGTCCAGACGGTGACCCCCTGACAATTAAAACGGCGGCTGTCTTATTGACGGCAGGCAGGGGAAACGAGCCGCTCAGAACTCTGGCGAGACAGCAACCGGGTTCTGAGAATCAGGTCATGCAAAAACGCCCACTTCATATGATACTGGTGCGTGGCGCGCTTCCTCAATTTAACGGACACTGCGTCGATGGCGCGAAGACGAGAATCACAATCACATCGGATACGGATTCACAAGGCCGAACTGTCTGGCAGCTAGGCGGTCAAGTTTCTGAAACAGGTGTTAAACTGAATCGCCTTGAATTGATCCAGCACGCAGCCCGAGAACTGTCAGCTTCGATCCCCGGTATTAATCTATCCGGTCTGGAATGGAATACATACTCCGTAGACCGGGCAGAAGGCGCAACGAAATCAGGCTTAAGGCCTGAGACACCACAGATACTGAAAGAAGGCAACTTGTTGACCTCCTGGCCGACAAAATTAGCATTGGCGCCCCGTCTGGCGACAGACATCTTTCAACATTTGGATGAGATGAATGTGAAACCCACGCTTGAGGATTCATCCTGGAAGGAATCCTTTTCCGCGTTACCTCGACCACTGGTTGCCCAGCCTCTCTGGGAAACAGCAGAAAACTGGGTGACGCTTGGCAATCTTAACCTTCTAGAAGATGTAGCCTGA
- a CDS encoding RidA family protein, whose protein sequence is MSVEAKIQELQLELPEAPKPGGIYNPVVQVDDMLYVSGHGPVKLDGTMHTGRVGDDLTEEQGVEAAEAVGLTMLATLKQYLGDLDRIERFVKVLGMVNAAPDFQRHPQVINGFSNLIVQILGENGRAARSAVGMGSLPGNIAVEVEAIVQIKS, encoded by the coding sequence ATGAGCGTTGAAGCAAAAATTCAGGAACTGCAGTTGGAACTTCCCGAAGCTCCAAAACCAGGTGGCATTTATAATCCTGTGGTTCAAGTAGATGACATGCTGTATGTCTCCGGGCATGGACCAGTCAAATTGGATGGCACCATGCACACCGGACGTGTTGGCGACGATTTAACCGAAGAACAAGGTGTTGAAGCCGCCGAAGCGGTCGGACTGACGATGCTGGCTACACTCAAGCAGTATCTGGGCGATCTCGATCGTATTGAACGATTTGTCAAAGTCCTCGGCATGGTGAATGCAGCACCAGATTTTCAACGACACCCACAAGTGATTAACGGTTTTAGTAATCTGATCGTTCAGATCCTGGGAGAAAACGGTCGTGCCGCTCGAAGTGCTGTTGGCATGGGCTCGCTTCCCGGAAACATCGCCGTCGAAGTTGAGGCAATCGTTCAAATCAAAAGCTGA